From Candidatus Anaeroferrophillus wilburensis:
TTGCAGCTTGCCAATGGAGATGGAGTTGCTACGCAACCATCAACGTTGATGACCGCAGCAAGACGGAAACGATGCACATGAATCTGAAAAATAAACGCCTGGGCGAGATGCTGGTCAGCGCCAAACTGCTCACCGACAACCAGCTGGCCCAGGCGCTGCAGGACCAGAAAATGAACGGCGGCCGGCTGGGCTCGGTCCTCGTCCGGCTCGGCTTTATCAACGATGACGACCTGATCAATTTTCTCTGCGTCCAGTACGGCGTCCCGGCGGTCAACCTGCGGGATTTCAAGATTGATGAACAGGTCGCCAGCCTGATCCCCACCGACGTCATCAACAAATACCTCACCATTCCCATCAACCGTGTGGGTTCGACCCTCATCGTCGCCACCTGCGACCCCTCCAACATCTCGGCCATCGATGACATTAAATTCATCACTGGTTACAATGTTGAAATCGTCGTGGCCCCGGAAACGGTAATCAAGGAGACCATTGAAAAGCTCTATGACTCCACCTCGGTCCTCGAAGATGTCATGTCAACCTTCGATGACGCCGAGATGGAGCTGATCCAGGAGGAGGATGAGGTCAGTGTCGGTGAACTGAAACGGGAAACCGAGGACGCCCCGGTCATCCGGCTGGTGAACCTGATCCTAGTGGACGCCATCCGCAAAGGCGCCAGTGATATCCACCTGGAGCCCTATGAAAAGCTGTTTCGGGTCCGCTACCGGATCGACGGGGTTCTCCACGAGGTGATGAAGCCGCCCATGAAGCTGAAAAACGCCATCATCTCGCGCCTTAAGATCATGTCGGAGCTTGACATCGCCGAACGGCGGCTGCCCCAGGACGGCCGCATCAAGATGAAGATCGGCAAGGGCAAAACGATGGATTTCCGGGTCTCGGTCCTGCCGACCCTGTTTGGTGAAAAAATCGTTCTCCGATTGTTGGACCAATCAAACCTGCAGCTCGACATGACCAAACTGGGGTTCGAGGAAACTCCCCTGGCCCAGGTCAAGGATGCCATCTACCGGCCCTATGGCATGGTCCTGGTCACCGGACCCACCGGCAGCGGTAAAACCACCACCCTCTATTCCGCCCTCAGCGATCTCAACAAAATTTCCGATAATATTATGACCGCCGAGGATCCGGTGGAATTCAACTTGCAAGGCATCAACCAGGTGCAGATCCGAGAAAAGATCGGCCTGACCTTTGCGGCCGCCCTGCGCTCCTTCCTGCGCCAGGATCCGGACATCATCCTAGTGGGGGAGATGCGGGATCTGGAAACGGCGGAGATCAGCATCAAGGCGGCCCTTACCGGCCACCTGGTGCTCTCCACCCTGCATACCAATGATGCGCCAAGCACGGTCACCCGGCTGATCAACATGGGGGTGGAACCGTTTTTGATTGTCTCCTCCCTGAACCTGATCATGGCCCAGCGGCTGGCCCGGCAGATTTGCCAGAACTGCCGCGAGCCGGAGGAGATTCCGGTCAAAGCCCTGATTCAGGCCGGCATCCCGGAGGCCAAAGCCGCCGAGACCGTCTGCTTTAAAGGCAAGGGCTGCGGCAACTGCAACAACACCGGCTACAAAGGGCGGATCGCCCTGTATGAAGTCATGCCGATGACCGACGGCCTGAAGACGGCAGTCATCGAAGGCGCCAACACCATTGAACTCAAGCAGATGGCCATTGAAAACGGCATGAAAAGCCTGCGCCAGAGCGGCCTGAGCAAAATGATCGAGGGAGTTACCAGCTTTCAAGAAGTTTTACGGGTCACGGCAAAGGATTGAGGAAACAGGAGCGGGAAGTCAGGAGTCAGAATGACGGGGCTGCTGTTTCAAGAGATGGTTTCAGCAGTTTTTTTACTAAAACATTCGCAGATAGCAACGATTATAACCAATACATACACGGACTTCTCTTTTCCCCGGAGCAAAAACCATGGCAACACTGCACCAACTGCTTAAAACCATGCACGACGAAAACGCCTCCGACCTGCACATTACGTCGGGAACCCCGCCCCAGCTGCGGATCGACGGCAAGCTCTACCCGCTGGAGCTGCCGCCCATGACCCCCACGGACACCAAACAGATGTGCTACAGCGTCCTCACCGACTCCCAGAAGCACCGTTTCGAGGAAAACAACGAACTGGACCTCTCCTTCGGGGTCAAGGGGCTGAGCCGCTTCCGGGCCAACATCTTCGTCCAGCGGGGCACGGTGGCCGGCGCATTCCGGGCAATCCCCTACGAGATCAGATCCTTCGAGGACCTGGGACTGCCGCCGGTCATCCAGGAACTGACCAAAAAACCCTCAGGCCTGATCCTGGTCACCGGCCCCACCGGCAGCGGCAAATCGACCACCCTGGCGGCGATGATCGACAAGATCAACCGGGAGCGCCATGAGCACATCCTCACCATCGAGGATCCGATCGAATTTGTCCACCAGCACAAGAAATGCATCGTCAACCAGCGGGAGATCAAATCGGACACCGACACCTTCGCCAACGCCCTGCGCTACATTCTCCGCCAGGACCCCGACGTCGTCCTGGTGGGTGAACTCCGCGACCTGGAAACCGTCGCCTCATCCCTGACGGTTGCCGAAACCGGCCACCTGACCCTGGCCACCCTGCATACCAACAACTGCGCCCAGACCATCAACCGGATCATCGACATCTTTCCCTCCCACCAACAGCCGCAGATCCGCTCGCAGCTCTCGTTTGTCCTCGAGGGGGTGGTCTCCCAGCAGCTGCTGCCACGCAGCAACGGCAAGGGCCGGGTGATGGCCTTGGAGTTGATGATTCCCAACCCGGCAATCCGCAACCTGATCCGCGAGGACAAGATCCACCAGATCTACTCCCAGATGCAGGTGGGGCAGACCAAGTTCTCCATGCAGACCATGAACCAGTCTCTCGCCAGCCTCTACCAGCGGGGACAGATAAGTTTTACCGACGCCCTGACCAAAAGCTCCGATCCGGATGAACTCCGGCAGATGGTGGGCAATCGCGCGATTTAGCGTTCGGTCTTCAGCCGGCCGGCAATAGATAGGAGATGACCATGACCGTTTTTCAATGGCAAGCCAAAAACCACCAGGGCAAGAAAGTCAAGGGGGAGCAGTCAGCCCTCTCCGACAGCATGGTGACCCTGGCACTGCGCAAGCAGGGAATGACCGACATCAAGGTCAAGAAAAAGCCCAAGGAGATCGAGATCAACCTGCCCTTCCTGAAGGCCAAGGTGCCGGAAAAGGAAGTGGTCGTCTTCACCCGCCAGTTTTCCACCATGATCAATGCCGGCCTGCCGATCATCCAATGTCTGGACATCCAGTCATCCCAACAGGAGAACAAGGAGTTCAAGAAAATTCTCCTGGCAATCAAGGAAAGCGTCGAGGGCGGCGAAACCCTGGCCGAGGCCCTGCGCCATCACCCCACGGTTTTCGACTCCCTCTACTGCAACATGGTGGAAGCCGGTGAAACCGGCGGCGCCCTGGATGTCATCCTCAACCGCCTGGCCTTCTTCATGGAAAAAAACATGAAGCTCAAGAAGCAGGTCAAAGGCGCCCTGGTCTACCCGAGTTCGGTCATGGCGGTGGCGGTCATCGTTGTGGCGATCATGATGGTGTTCGTTATTCCGTCTTTCGAAAAAATGTTTTCCGGTTTCGGCGCCGAGCTGCCGGCCCTCACCCAGCTGGTGGTCAACATCAGCAAATTCGTCCGCGGCAATATTCTGGTCATGATCGGCATCCTGATCGCGATGGTGGTTGCTTTCAAACAGACCTATAAAACCGAAAAAGGCCGGCTCTTTTTCGACCGCCTGTTTCTCAAATTGCCGGTGTTCGGCATCCTGCTGCGCAAGGTGGCGGTGGCCAAGTTCACCCGCACCCTGGGGACGATGATCTCCAGCGGCGTTCCCATTCTCACCTCCCTGGAAATCGTCGCCCGGACGGCGGGCAACGTGGTTATCGAACGGGCGGTGTTGTCAACCCGGGAAAGCATCAGCCAGGGAAAGACCATTGCCGAACCGCTGGAGGACAGCGGCATTTTCCCCTCCATGGTGGTACAGATGATTTCGGTGGGTGAGTCCACCGGCGCCCTGGACGAGATGCTCAACAAGATCGCCGATTTCTACGACGACGAAGTGGATGCGGCGGTGGCGGCCCTGACCTCGCTGATTGAACCCCTGCTGATGGTCTTTCTCGGCTCGGTGCTGGGCACCATGATCGTTGCCATGTACCTGCCGATCTTCAAACTGGGTTCCGTAGTCCATTAAAAATGAGCGGTTAACGGTATAAGGTGTACAGTGTAAGGTATCGGTATGCAGCTTGCGGTTTTTACCCCTTCTTTTCGCCGTATACCCTGCACCGTTAACCGTATACCGTTCTTTCATCATGCCTAGACGGATCAAAACACTCCTGGCTTTCCGGGTTTTTCTCGTCACCCTTCTGCTGGGGATTTTGATCCTTTTTGATTTCGCCTGGCCCGACACTACCCGGCCGCTGTCCACTTCCCTCTATTTTTTCATCGCCGCCGTCTATCTGCTGACCATCATCTACGTGGCGCTACTGCCCCGGCTGCGAAACCGCCAGTGGTTCCTTTTTTTCCAACTGGCTATGGACGCCGCCCTGGTCAGCACCCTGCTGCTGCTTACCGGCGGCTTTTACAGTCTCTTCTTCCCCCTCTACTATTTCATCATTCTCGGAGCCGCCCTTTTTCTTGAACGGCAGCATAACCTGGCTCTGCTGCTGCTCTGCTGCCTCTGCTACCTGGGAGTGATCGGCGGCCACTTTTTTGAACCGGCCAGCCTCCTCCTGACCCTGCCGCCGATCATCAAAGCGACCAGGGCCCCCTTCGCCTCGGCCCTCTTTCTTCGGCTGGCATCATTCATCATCTTCGCAATCATTCTCTGGCTGATCACCAGAGAGCATTCCCGGACCCAGGAAAAACTCGAACAGCGGGAGAATGATCTGGTCACCATGAAAAGGACCAACGACCACATCGTCCAGTCCATTGACAGCGGCCTGCTGACCGTCGATACGATGATGAAGATTATCTCCCTTAATCGGGCGGGGGAACAGCTGCTCGGCCAACAACTGACGGACATCCTGGGACGGAGCCTGGAGGCGCTGCTGCCGGAACTGACCATCCTGCCGGAGAAAACAGCACTGCAGCGCCATGAAACCATCTATCAACATCCCGACGGCCGGCGGCTGACCCTGGGCTATTCGATCACCGCGTTGAGCAACGAAAAGGGTGAACAGCTGGGCAGGATTGTTGTTTTTCAGGATCTCACCGAGCTGAAAAAGATCGAGCAGCAGCTCAAGATTGCCGACCGGCTGGCCGTTCTTGGGCGGTTATCGGCCAGCATGGCCCATGAAATCAGAAATCCCATGGCCGCCATCCGCGGCTCGGTGGAGATGCTCCACAGTGAACTGGCGCTCACCGATCCGGCCCACGCCAAGCTGATGCAGATTGTCATGCGCGAATCGGACCGCCTCAACCGCCTGATCACTGATTTTCTCTCCTTCGCCCGCCAGGACAGCCGGGAGCAAACCACCATCGACCTGGTTGCCCTGCTCAAGGAGATCATCTTCCTGTTCAAAACCCAGTTTCCCCGGTTGACGTTTGTAGAAGATTTTCAGGCCGAGCGACCGGTGATCACCGGCAACCAGGATCAACTCCGGCAGGTATTCTGGAACCTGATTAAAAACGCTGCCGAGGCAATAGCGGACCAGGGAACCATCACCATCCGCAGCCTTGAAAAGCCCCTGACCGCGGGGCAGCCAGACGATCAGAACCGAGTGCTTGCCGTCGAGATCGAGGACACCGGCACCGGCATTCCTGAAGAAGTCATGAATAAAATCTTCGAGCCCTTCTTCACCACCAAAAAGGAGGGTACCGGCCTGGGTTTGTTCATCGTCTTCCAGCTGCTGAAACTCAATGGCGGCACCATCACCCTGCACAATCGCACCCCCGATCCCGGCACCACCACCACCATCATTTGGGGACGTTGTTAAATTGTTAAATTACAATAACGCAATTTAACAATTTAACAACGTCCCTATTTTTTTCCTACTTTTTTGGTTTTTAGTATTTTTTATTTTTTA
This genomic window contains:
- the pilB gene encoding type IV-A pilus assembly ATPase PilB, encoding MHMNLKNKRLGEMLVSAKLLTDNQLAQALQDQKMNGGRLGSVLVRLGFINDDDLINFLCVQYGVPAVNLRDFKIDEQVASLIPTDVINKYLTIPINRVGSTLIVATCDPSNISAIDDIKFITGYNVEIVVAPETVIKETIEKLYDSTSVLEDVMSTFDDAEMELIQEEDEVSVGELKRETEDAPVIRLVNLILVDAIRKGASDIHLEPYEKLFRVRYRIDGVLHEVMKPPMKLKNAIISRLKIMSELDIAERRLPQDGRIKMKIGKGKTMDFRVSVLPTLFGEKIVLRLLDQSNLQLDMTKLGFEETPLAQVKDAIYRPYGMVLVTGPTGSGKTTTLYSALSDLNKISDNIMTAEDPVEFNLQGINQVQIREKIGLTFAAALRSFLRQDPDIILVGEMRDLETAEISIKAALTGHLVLSTLHTNDAPSTVTRLINMGVEPFLIVSSLNLIMAQRLARQICQNCREPEEIPVKALIQAGIPEAKAAETVCFKGKGCGNCNNTGYKGRIALYEVMPMTDGLKTAVIEGANTIELKQMAIENGMKSLRQSGLSKMIEGVTSFQEVLRVTAKD
- a CDS encoding type IV pilus twitching motility protein PilT, producing MATLHQLLKTMHDENASDLHITSGTPPQLRIDGKLYPLELPPMTPTDTKQMCYSVLTDSQKHRFEENNELDLSFGVKGLSRFRANIFVQRGTVAGAFRAIPYEIRSFEDLGLPPVIQELTKKPSGLILVTGPTGSGKSTTLAAMIDKINRERHEHILTIEDPIEFVHQHKKCIVNQREIKSDTDTFANALRYILRQDPDVVLVGELRDLETVASSLTVAETGHLTLATLHTNNCAQTINRIIDIFPSHQQPQIRSQLSFVLEGVVSQQLLPRSNGKGRVMALELMIPNPAIRNLIREDKIHQIYSQMQVGQTKFSMQTMNQSLASLYQRGQISFTDALTKSSDPDELRQMVGNRAI
- a CDS encoding type II secretion system F family protein, producing the protein MTVFQWQAKNHQGKKVKGEQSALSDSMVTLALRKQGMTDIKVKKKPKEIEINLPFLKAKVPEKEVVVFTRQFSTMINAGLPIIQCLDIQSSQQENKEFKKILLAIKESVEGGETLAEALRHHPTVFDSLYCNMVEAGETGGALDVILNRLAFFMEKNMKLKKQVKGALVYPSSVMAVAVIVVAIMMVFVIPSFEKMFSGFGAELPALTQLVVNISKFVRGNILVMIGILIAMVVAFKQTYKTEKGRLFFDRLFLKLPVFGILLRKVAVAKFTRTLGTMISSGVPILTSLEIVARTAGNVVIERAVLSTRESISQGKTIAEPLEDSGIFPSMVVQMISVGESTGALDEMLNKIADFYDDEVDAAVAALTSLIEPLLMVFLGSVLGTMIVAMYLPIFKLGSVVH
- a CDS encoding PAS domain S-box protein; protein product: MPRRIKTLLAFRVFLVTLLLGILILFDFAWPDTTRPLSTSLYFFIAAVYLLTIIYVALLPRLRNRQWFLFFQLAMDAALVSTLLLLTGGFYSLFFPLYYFIILGAALFLERQHNLALLLLCCLCYLGVIGGHFFEPASLLLTLPPIIKATRAPFASALFLRLASFIIFAIILWLITREHSRTQEKLEQRENDLVTMKRTNDHIVQSIDSGLLTVDTMMKIISLNRAGEQLLGQQLTDILGRSLEALLPELTILPEKTALQRHETIYQHPDGRRLTLGYSITALSNEKGEQLGRIVVFQDLTELKKIEQQLKIADRLAVLGRLSASMAHEIRNPMAAIRGSVEMLHSELALTDPAHAKLMQIVMRESDRLNRLITDFLSFARQDSREQTTIDLVALLKEIIFLFKTQFPRLTFVEDFQAERPVITGNQDQLRQVFWNLIKNAAEAIADQGTITIRSLEKPLTAGQPDDQNRVLAVEIEDTGTGIPEEVMNKIFEPFFTTKKEGTGLGLFIVFQLLKLNGGTITLHNRTPDPGTTTTIIWGRC